In the Methylomonas rhizoryzae genome, one interval contains:
- a CDS encoding DUF6316 family protein: MFEVDRVYSSIDPRTGKCGWYFQAREGDSGPYETRAEAQAMLKEYIQECIEMGMTGGRKPGDKTGKPFDASGQQPKFRYTGRKRWYG; this comes from the coding sequence ATGTTCGAAGTCGACAGAGTATATTCATCGATAGACCCTCGCACGGGCAAATGCGGGTGGTATTTCCAAGCGCGGGAAGGCGATTCCGGGCCATACGAGACCCGGGCCGAGGCTCAGGCGATGTTGAAAGAGTATATTCAGGAATGCATTGAAATGGGGATGACCGGCGGCCGCAAGCCGGGAGATAAGACCGGTAAGCCGTTCGATGCATCCGGGCAGCAGCCGAAATTCAGATATACGGGGCGTAAACGCTGGTACGGTTAG
- a CDS encoding bifunctional protein-serine/threonine kinase/phosphatase: MVKSLTVSTSACSDKGVKANNEDCWGVLIPKEPQLTLKGITAAVADGMSGSDAGKEASHCCITAFLEDYYSTPDTWSVAKAGQKILSATNSWLHSQGQSRYASAKGMVSTLSVLVLKSNTAHLFHIGDSRIYLLRQNVLEQLTRDHRLWLSDDKNYLSRAMGIEPHLEVDYKNIALEPGDLFVLTTDGVHDFLDAKALKNLLSQTDDLDDIATALIKTAIENGSDDNATCQLLRVESLPRLKEDEVLRQHAYLPFPPPLETGMILDGYRIDAELHASKRTQIYKAYDTLQQRDVILKTPSVLYSDDTHYIEHFLHEEWAGKRLEHENVLKILETDRSKSCLYYVTEYIDGQTLAEWMTQNPLPDIKPVRKIIEQVAKGLRAFHRMEMLHQDLKPENIMIAKDGRVKIIDFGSVKIAGIAEITPLDHAVQENILGTLNYTAPEYHLGQRGSVKSDLYSLGVICYQMLNGELPFGSLPEKPNRANLARLKYKPSFQFNNMVPVWIDGALKKATCLTPEIRYDELSEFLHDLSTPNPQFLKGEQKLPLLERNPIAFWRGTALLFFLCSLGLLIMLSKKMAC, encoded by the coding sequence ATGGTCAAATCGTTAACCGTCAGCACTAGCGCCTGCAGCGACAAAGGCGTCAAAGCAAACAACGAAGATTGCTGGGGCGTCTTAATCCCTAAAGAACCACAATTAACCTTGAAGGGCATAACCGCAGCCGTGGCCGACGGGATGAGCGGCAGCGACGCCGGCAAAGAAGCTAGCCATTGTTGCATAACGGCTTTTTTGGAAGATTATTACAGCACCCCGGACACTTGGTCCGTCGCCAAAGCCGGCCAAAAGATTCTGTCGGCTACCAACTCGTGGCTGCATAGCCAAGGCCAGAGCCGCTACGCGTCGGCCAAAGGCATGGTCAGCACCTTAAGCGTGTTGGTACTGAAATCCAATACCGCCCATCTTTTTCACATCGGCGATTCGCGCATTTATTTGCTCAGACAAAACGTACTGGAACAACTCACGCGCGACCACAGGCTTTGGCTTTCCGACGACAAAAACTATTTGAGCCGCGCCATGGGCATAGAGCCGCATTTGGAAGTGGACTATAAAAATATCGCGCTGGAGCCGGGCGACTTGTTTGTATTGACTACCGACGGCGTCCACGACTTCCTGGACGCCAAAGCGCTGAAAAACCTGCTCAGCCAAACGGACGATCTGGACGACATTGCCACCGCCTTGATTAAAACGGCAATAGAAAACGGCAGTGATGATAACGCCACCTGTCAACTGCTGCGGGTAGAATCCTTGCCGAGATTGAAAGAAGACGAAGTCCTAAGGCAACATGCTTATCTGCCGTTCCCGCCGCCGCTGGAAACCGGCATGATCCTGGACGGCTACCGGATAGACGCCGAACTGCACGCCAGCAAGCGCACACAAATTTACAAAGCGTACGACACGCTTCAGCAGCGCGACGTCATTTTAAAAACGCCGTCAGTGCTATACAGCGACGATACCCATTACATCGAACACTTCTTGCACGAAGAATGGGCCGGCAAACGCCTGGAACACGAAAACGTCTTGAAAATATTGGAAACCGATCGCAGCAAAAGTTGCCTTTATTACGTAACGGAATATATCGACGGACAAACCTTAGCCGAGTGGATGACGCAAAATCCGCTGCCGGACATCAAACCGGTCCGCAAAATCATCGAACAAGTCGCCAAGGGTTTACGGGCTTTTCATCGCATGGAGATGCTGCACCAAGACTTGAAGCCCGAAAACATCATGATTGCCAAAGACGGCAGGGTAAAAATTATTGATTTCGGCTCGGTCAAAATCGCCGGCATTGCCGAAATAACACCGCTGGATCACGCGGTTCAGGAGAATATACTGGGCACCTTGAATTACACTGCCCCTGAATACCACCTCGGCCAACGCGGCTCGGTAAAATCCGATTTATATTCCTTGGGCGTCATCTGTTATCAAATGTTGAACGGTGAGTTACCGTTCGGCTCCCTGCCGGAAAAACCCAATCGGGCGAATTTAGCCCGTTTGAAATACAAACCCAGCTTTCAGTTCAACAATATGGTGCCTGTATGGATAGACGGCGCACTCAAAAAAGCCACTTGCTTGACCCCGGAAATACGCTACGACGAACTTTCGGAATTTTTGCACGATCTATCGACCCCAAATCCGCAATTCTTGAAAGGGGAACAAAAATTACCGCTACTAGAGCGCAACCCTATAGCCTTTTGGCGGGGAACCGCACTGCTGTTTTTTTTATGCAGCCTGGGACTATTGATCATGCTGAGTAAAAAAATGGCCTGTTAG
- a CDS encoding ATP-binding protein, whose amino-acid sequence MIDWNTTFAAIWRQQRKYLRPVKHLDSIQLKDLLGIDSQKQQLVANTERFLAGKPANNALLWGARGTGKSSLIKALLNAYKDRGLRIIEVDKHDLVFLPDIVDDIRDLTQRFVIYSDDLSFEHGDTLYKPLKSVLEGSIELPPENVLFYATSNRRHLLPEHMRDNLETQLVDGEVHYSDTIEEKISLSDRFGLRLAFYPAHTDAYLAIVDSLFSDFSGDRNALYQAALDFAHLNAAKNGRTAKQFYNAYCQSSGHSTSLKPD is encoded by the coding sequence ATGATTGATTGGAATACCACGTTCGCCGCAATCTGGCGCCAACAACGAAAATACCTTAGGCCGGTCAAACATCTGGATTCGATCCAACTGAAAGACTTGCTGGGAATAGACTCTCAAAAGCAACAGTTAGTTGCCAACACCGAAAGATTTTTAGCCGGCAAGCCCGCTAACAACGCACTGTTGTGGGGCGCTCGCGGCACCGGAAAGTCGTCTTTAATCAAAGCCCTACTGAACGCTTATAAAGACCGCGGCTTACGCATCATTGAAGTCGATAAACACGATTTGGTATTTTTGCCGGACATCGTCGACGACATTCGCGACCTGACCCAACGCTTCGTGATTTATAGCGACGACTTGTCTTTCGAACACGGCGATACCCTGTACAAGCCATTGAAAAGCGTCTTAGAGGGTTCTATCGAACTACCGCCGGAAAATGTCTTGTTCTACGCCACGTCCAACCGCCGCCATTTGCTGCCCGAGCATATGCGCGATAATTTGGAAACCCAACTCGTCGACGGCGAGGTGCATTATTCGGATACGATTGAAGAAAAGATTTCATTATCGGATCGCTTCGGCCTCAGGTTAGCGTTTTATCCCGCACATACCGATGCTTATTTAGCCATAGTGGATAGCTTGTTCAGCGATTTCAGCGGAGATCGTAACGCGCTTTACCAAGCCGCATTGGATTTCGCCCATTTGAACGCTGCGAAAAACGGCCGCACCGCCAAGCAATTTTACAACGCCTACTGTCAATCCTCAGGCCATTCGACCAGCCTGAAACCGGATTAA